Proteins found in one Fusarium oxysporum Fo47 chromosome V, complete sequence genomic segment:
- a CDS encoding WD40-repeat-containing domain protein gives MAAQVGPLPQLKLPSGPTPITAEQRYWKTFKNQLLIPSPTSYPVVHISANNDSFAVTTGTRIQIYSNRTRKLQKTITRFGDVARSGEIRKDGRVLAAGDDTGKIQVFDVNSRAILKTWTQHKQPVWTTKFSPTELTTLLSASDDRTVRLWDLPSNDPTTTFVGHSDYVRCANFMPGTMSNMIVSGSYDSTVKLWDPRAGSNSAVMTFKHAAPIEDVLSMPTGTAVLAAAGESISVLDLVAARPLHMITNHQKTVTSLSLATNGRRLVSGGLEGHVKVFETTGWNVVSSTKYQSPVLSVKVIPSSDDADSSDRHLAVGMQSGVLSVRTRLTGAEANREAEREKEMAALVAGTIEAHDAKRKKRKRRVTAAKKLDMVGEGADVVIANESRTYKKKERPWQSDLRHARYARALDQVLDKDSPEHSPLNVLTLLLALRHRSALQDALESRDEHTVQPILKWVCSHICDPRYVSVCVEVGLHLLELYAEFVGGSAELHEGFRTLHRRVRVEVERAQVACQTGGMLESLMVGTL, from the coding sequence ATGGCTGCTCAGGTGGGACCTCTACCACAGCTTAAGCTGCCTTCGGGCCCTACGCCAATCACTGCGGAACAACGATACTGGAAGACCTTCAAGAACCAGCTTCTGATTCCGTCACCAACGTCGTATCCTGTCGTTCACATCTCGGCCAATAACGATTCTTTCGCAGTCACCACAGGCACACGCATCCAGATCTACTCGAATCGAACGCGCAAGCTTCAAAAGACTATTACACGCTTCGGCGACGTTGCACGTAGCGGTGAGATCAGGAAAGATGGAAGGGTACTGGCGGCTGGTGATGATACGGGAAAGATTCAGGTCTTCGATGTCAATTCTAGGGCGATCCTCAAGACATGGACGCAGCATAAGCAGCCAGTCTGGACAACCAAGTTCTCACCGACTGAGCTGACGACCTTGTTGAGCGCAAGCGACGATAGAACTGTGCGACTTTGGGATCTCCCAAGCAACGACCCGACGACTACATTTGTTGGTCACTCAGACTACGTTCGATGCGCCAACTTCATGCCTGGCACTATGTCCAACATGATTGTCTCTGGAAGCTACGACTCGACCGTCAAGCTTTGGGACCCCAGGGCAGGAAGCAACAGCGCGGTCATGACTTTCAAGCATGCCGCGCCTATTGAAGACGTGCTGTCTATGCCCACCGGAACCGCAGTTCTTGCAGCTGCGGGTGAATCGATCAGCGTTCTAGACCTTGTTGCCGCGCGCCCTCTGCATATGATCACCAACCACCAGAAGACAGTCACTTCTCTCAGCCTCGCGACCAATGGTCGACGACTTGTTAGTGGTGGCCTCGAGGGTCATGTCAAAGTCTTCGAAACGACTGGATGGAATGTTGTCTCAAGCACCAAATACCAATCTCCCGTTCTGTCTGTCAAGGTCATCCCTTCTAGTGATGATGCCGATTCAAGCGACCGACATCTAGCAGTTGGTATGCAGTCTGGTGTTCTTAGTGTGCGAACCCGCCTCACTGGAGCTGAGGCCAACAGAGAAGCCGAACGGGAGAAGGAAATGGCTGCTCTGGTTGCTGGAACCATTGAAGCCCATGACGCCAAGCGTAAGAAGCGGAAGAGGAGAGTTACTGCTGCAAAGAAGCTAGATATGGTTGGCGAGGGGGCCGATGTTGTCATTGCAAACGAGTCTCGCACATACAAGAAAAAAGAGCGCCCGTGGCAGAGCGACCTACGACATGCTCGATATGCGCGTGCACTCGATCAGGTCCTCGACAAAGACTCACCTGAGCATTCCCCCCTCAACGTGCTTACCCTACTCCTGGCCCTCCGCCATCGCAGCGCTCTCCAGGATGCCTTGGAGTCTCGAGACGAGCACACAGTCCAGCCCATCTTGAAATGGGTTTGCAGTCACATCTGCGACCCCCGATATGTTAGTGTCTGCGTGGAAGTTGGTCTTCACCTTCTCGAGCTCTACGCAGAGTTCGTGGGTGGCTCAGCAGAGCTCCATGAGGGCTTCAGGACTTTACACCGCCGAGTTAGGGTCGAGGTGGAGAGAGCCCAAGTAGCATGCCAAACCGGGGGTATGCTTGAGAGCCTAATGGTCGGGACCCTCTAA
- a CDS encoding GAF domain-like protein, translating into MVHADASNFADGITKEDAYEQVLWQAEGLITDQRNWVCNLSNAASLLWHAYKSLESPSKDVNWAGFYVLDKSSQDPQLILGPFQGKVACQTIKFGKGVCGAAAATQETQLVRDVEEFPGHIACDGDSKSEIVVPIVVAQDDGSKKLVAIIDIDCAELNGFDEVDKAHLEQLAALLAKSCDW; encoded by the exons ATG GTTCACGCTGATGCATCAAACTTTGCCGACGGCATAACAAAGGAGGACGCTTATGAGCAAGTGCTCTGGCAGGCCGAGGGCCTGATCACTGACCAGCGTAACTGG GTCTG CAACCTTTCAAATGCTGCTTCCCTATTGTGGCACGCATATAAATCTCTGGAATCACCGAGCAAAGATGTGAACTGGGCTG GCTTTTACGTCCTTGACAAATCATCTCAAGATCCGCAGCTCATTCTGGGCCCCTTCCAGGGAAAGGTTGCCTGCCAGACTATCAAGTTCGGTAAAGGCGTTTGcggagcagcagcagcgacCCAAGAGACACAGCTAGTCCGAGACGTGGAGGAGTTTCCGGGACATATTGCTTGTGATGGAGACAGCAAGAGCGAGATCGTCGTGCCTATTGTGGTTGCTCAGGACGACGGTTCGAAGAAGCTGGTGGCTATCATCGACATCGACTGTGCTGAGCTGAACGGTTTCGACGAGGTTGACAAGGCCCATCTCGAGCAACTGGCAGCTCTCCTTGCCAAGAGCTGTGACTGGTAG
- a CDS encoding SCP2 sterol-binding domain-containing protein yields the protein MSLKNDKFPASAAFDAIQAAINASDADRKDAIKQGNGVYAFTLKNASGEEASWHIDLKETGKVGTGTGAKPDVTLILSEENFGKLVAGKANAQRLFMGGKLKIKGNVMKATKLDPVLKKAQDKAKL from the exons ATGTCTCTCAAGAACG ACAAGTTCCCCGCCTCAGCCGCCTTCGACGCCATCCAAGCGGCTATCAACGCCAGTGATGCCGATCGCAAGGATGCCATCAAGCAGGGCAACGGCGTCTACGCCTTCACCCTCAAGAACGCGAGCGGTGAAGAGGCCAGCTGGCATATCGACCTCAAGGAAACCGGCAAGGTCGGAACTGGCACCGGTGCAAAGCCTGATG TCACACTCATCCTCTCCGAGGAGAACTTTGGCAAGCTCGTCGCTGGCAAGGCCAACGCCCAGCGTCTCTTCATGGGCGGCAAGCTCAAGATTAAGGGCAACGTTATGAAGGCGACCAAGCTTGACCCTGTGCTTAAGAAGGCTCAGGACAAGGCCAAGTTGTAG